DNA from Apostichopus japonicus isolate 1M-3 chromosome 15, ASM3797524v1, whole genome shotgun sequence:
TGAACATTGAGGTTCCTGTATTCCGGTGAAAAGTGCCTCACGACATGGAGAACAGTTTGAGAGCTGTTTTACAATACTCTACAGTTACTACATACTAGAGTTTATAAACATCAGTTTACTATATAGTTCTCCTGATCACCGTGTAGATAAAATATTTGTCAATACTGTCTATAAAACTAAATTCTCTGTATCAACATGTACATTTTAAGAAAGTAAAATCCAAATTTAATAgcaaatatttaatgatttgGGGAATTCATAAGTGATGATTCTTACCTGGTTCTAGTCTTCTTAATTATGCGCATACTAAATATGAACAAATCTGTAGAGAAGCTGGATTGTGAAAGTGCATAAGTAGGAGACAGGTAGGTGGGGATGTACATTGAAAGCACCTCGAACCTATGACTTTACATCTTATCAAACTTGCTGTACTAAAGTAATAattttcaggatatttttgatatattttaacaaacaTTTCTCTTGATTTCCAGAAGCAGCCCACCACTAAATCAGTAGTAACTGAGTTGTTCATACCTCAAACATCTCAGTTCATGAATATGTTACCCAAATTGAATGAGTTTAAAGTTTAGAAATTTGATGATTTCAATACAAGATAGTACAAAAATAACCATCTTGAAATTTGTAATCTAAATTAGCAACCTTTGGAACCAAACCTTTGTTTGATCTGGTCAAATTACTAAAGCAAACATCTAGTTCTGTGTGTAAATATTAGAAGGCCTGATGAAGGCgattgaaataaaaacaaactaagAACAAATTAAAAGACAAAGATGGACAGACAATTAAATTAGACAAACACGCAATGAATGGAGCAAAATTAGTTTTACTGATATGTACCCTGTAACTTGATACTGTCATGGAGTGTTTTTACTATTTATATACCCTGTAACTTGATACTGTCATGGATTGGTTTTACTAATATGTACCCTGTAACTTGATACTGTCATGGAGTGGTTTTACTATTTATATACCCTGTAACTTGATACTGTCATGGAGTGTTTTTACTATTTATATACCCTGTAACTTGATACTGTCATGGAGTGTTTTTACTATTTATATACCCTGTAACTTGATACTGTCATGGAGTGGTTTTACTAATATATATCCTGTAACTTGATACTGTCATGGAGTGATTTTACTAATATGTACCCTGTAAATTGATACTGTCATGGAACAGTTTTACTAATATGTACCCTGTAACTTGATACTGTCATGGACAGTTTTAACAAACCTCAATGGGAAACTATTTAATTATGGCCTGatatgacatgtttataatgtaGTAGCAACTTGTCAAGGACCAATGATGTTCAATGTACCCTTACATTTGATGCTAAGAGACCAATTTTTGGTGGAGTTTAtagaatttatgaaacaatagaATAACATTAACATGATATGCTAAACTGAGGAGGCAACCTCATCATCAATGTAGTCTTAAAAGAGCACTCCAGAGATACAATATAGCATATcttaatatcttgaaaaccacaATATCTGTATAAACATTATCCGAGcactcaaatattttttttagttttttggACTTCTGTAAGACTAACCTTGTGCCTACAGTGATCAAGTGAATTCATAAATGTCATTGATAACGATGTTATGAGGGCTTGGAGGGTCATGTATTCAACAATTACACCCCTAAGTGGCATTCCTTTAAAACAAAGATACTTCAAAGCTTTCTTAATGTAACCAATTACAGTCATGTTGTGAACAAACAATGGAAGtgtcaggtcaaaggtcaaaccaTAACTCAATCTATGATGTTATCCTTTAACTTTTCAAGCCACTGCTTGAATTTAAGAATTCTGATAAAAACCCTGCTTGTAAGAGTGAAGAGTGACCAAGCACTAATTCTTCATTAGTCTGTTGTGTTTTTCCTAAATGTAAACCAAATTTAAAAGGGGAATAAAAAATCGAAACAAAAATAAGCATATTATGACTCTCAATACCAGCACTAGTCTTGCATAAAAAAATTGGCAGAtaattattttatgattaatttAAAATCTATCCTGTAGGTTCCATGCTACAGTTGCTTTCACACTTCTgttaaatttttctttaattgttCCTGATCACTGGAGCCAAATCCAATGCTCTCTAAGTAGTTGGGGATAGATCCGTACCTGAAAACCAAACGAAAAAATGAAGAAGCATAAACAGAAAAAAGCCATATCATCATCTGGTCGATAACTTGATATTGtgttttaaagggtgtgaagactcgcgcaaaaagaatcgtctaatgccggtaatctgacctagtttcgactgaggtgtaacagaagtgttagacaccaccattgatcctagaaaatatacacacacagtttgctaccatctgtaattATAGACACtcgtgtacagtcagtacatacagctgtggccaatacccacagcacagtgtacaatcaatacagcgatggacatctcaggtccagctaaagatatcaaggtatcatgttttattactgtactgtctgcattttgtagcaacacgaacaaaacgtcactcgcaagcaacggaaagttaactttttcatatggccgcatgcggtttggggcgagtcttcaatgcctttaatgtggCTTCATACAAGTATATAAGCAAAATGCAAGTCATATTATTTTGGTGATAATTCTTCTTAAACACAAATATCTGCTAGAAGATGCAAAGCAAGCAAACCTTCCGACAGAAATATGTGTTTATGATTAGGTATCACAGAGACAATGGTATGAATTTATTTTTGCTAAGGCCagtatttgtatttaattgattatGGCAAATTCATATATTGCATTGTGTAAGCCTCTTTGTAACAATGTTTAATATTAACAAAGATGGTAATCACAGAAATGATTAATAGAGATGCTGTCTGGGTGGTATCAGCACTGTtatgtatacacatacacatagcTACATACACAATGCATTAATCAATTGACTTTGATCATGAATAAACATCATGACAAGTTCAGTTTGTCCATTAGTTAATTATAGTCTTCTTTCAGTTGCTAGGTGATGATCAGAGATAAGCCTGCACATACTCAGACgttacagggaataatttacaGTTCAAATTTTGCACAGTAGTTTTGAAGGTCACTCGACTTCCTGTTATAAAATACTTTGCAATGATTCCTGCGTCCAAAAACTGCTATATATGCATTTTTGCAGTTCTATAGAAGTATTTACCAATTGCAGATTGCAATGTgatatgggtcaatccatgccaaatcaacagatttttgtaTTGATTCCACCTCGACCccctcagaatcgcctgaaattgatatggtgtcttgccacatgtctcaaaggatgaaattgggcaaaaagacttttgaaaactttttagttgctaggatacggccatGCCTAGCAACGAAATCCAggttgcattttaagagccctaaatttgtgtcaagtttgtgatatatatacCAGATAATTATTAACCCATTATCAATGAAAGAGAAGAGATAAATCAATATAACTTGAGGGACACTAATTAAACTACTTAAATTTCAATTTATAGATCTGGGTATTCTGAAGTCTATTGTTTAATGTATAGCTGCAGTTAATTACAAAAACTGGAAATTTCTACCATATTACCATAACCAAAAAGGCAAAATTCTGTGTATTTGGTCAGATATTTCCAACTTGTGTTAAGTGGCAGGACTAAATATTTGATGATGACATTtctcatgcccccccccccaaactccCAATTTCTCTTAGACCAAAGAAGTACTATACACAACAAATCATGATGATATGTGCTGTACTCATTAACCTGGTCATTTTAACCATTAATTAATATTCACCCTCCTGACCTCCCTTGGAAAGAATCTGTCGAGATGAATTGTTGCTTGGCGACCATTGGTTGACACCAATGGTAGCTACTTTTATTATCAAGGTCATTATTTACATTAACAATCCTCTCTATTGTTCGATGTCAATCCTATCATACACAATGTACACACATGTTAATATCTgttaaaaataaacattaatgCTTTCTTCACACAGTAAGAAACAATGACACACTAGTCCTAAACAAATAAATCAGGGCTAAAGAACACAACCGATTGGCAACACTCACTCCATACTGTACAACATCTTTGCACCATTTTCTCAACTCTTATATGCGTCTATGGCTTATTGGCCAGATGCCAATGTTTCTATGGCAACTCAGATCACTGAGAATCTAGTAAAATGTAAGGTCAGGTGTGTTgcacctaacccccccccccccacctaccctCTAGCCTTTAGCCCCAACCTCCGGTATACCCAAGCCTTACATCAACTGGTGAAGAGCAAACAATTATAAGACCTACATGTAAACAGAGACAGTTGATAGGGATCTGTACATAGGGACATTGTTTTACAAGGACATTGTTTTACAGTGTTGACATCAACAGGGTTTCTATTTTACATAGCACATGTATGCAGTACACAATACACAGTATGCAGTTTTTATCAATATCGATAGCCTGAGCTGTGTTGTGTACATGTGTAGGTGATAGAGGAGAGAACTATTAATCCTTGATCCAGCATCAAGGACCAGCCTCTGTTATCAGTATAAATAGCCGAGATAAAAGATGTCAAAACAAGATAATTATGACCTCGTGGTCACACAGATCCATTTAAAAAGTATATTCATCCTAACATGATCTCAAAGAACTAATATTGGCAGTGCTGGCatcagggccgtcttaacgcatgggcccattgggccctggcccagggccccgcgatgtcaggggccccgcaatcgtagtaaccccatgtcttaatctgggaggaaaacttatttaATAGgtcattatgcctgattgaattcgatacttgacaacttgtgacgagagttggtgaaacacacgtatgagagtttgacattaaatattcgaatctgagttggcaaccctggaatatacaatgcgCCGAGGGCTTACAACACCAGACAACTCGGGTCCGCGGTCCAAGCACCGGTCATTTTTTCAGTGCAATTCTCACCCAGGAGAATATATCCGGTAAGTTGATATTCATTTTCCATCACTTAAAATCGATTACCGTCATACTGTATAAGGTCATAAATAAAAGAGCCTTTCGGCACATCAATGATCAGGTGGAATTGATCCTAAATCTTATCTACTGTAATTACTTTGTGAGCTCTTTATAGGCATGTCCATGATGTCCTAGTAGAAGAAGTGAACTGCTCCTATGCTATGTCCGATGTCTAGATAACCCTTTACGTCCCAATGTATGAGTGTGTCATACATTGGagaaaaattgttcaatttgtttttaattccatAACCCAACACCCCTCTGAAGGGAAGCATGGCTTATTTGAAAGAGAACAGTCATGGCTTTCAATTTAAATTAGTTTttatgggggggaggggtttgggggagaaattgttcattatttttctcgaaactttgtttacatttcatttgACCCCGATTTTGACCCCAGGTCAAAAAAAATCTAactcccacaaaaaaaaacacaaaaaaaatatttgctttctaAGACCTCCCAATATGTACTGATTCTGTACAGAGACCTACAGCTGCATTAAGTTTCGGATTAGGGAGTAATTGCTAAAATACATCACAGAAACCCTGTTTTCCCAAAAATTTGTGTCATTTTTGGTCCAAGACTTTGAACAAAAAATTTCAAGACTCTCCCCCCCAGATACCATAtctaattatatatatcattcGATTCCTTATGGTTTTCTACGCTGGTGtgtattttttacattttttttaaacgatATAGCAAATTTTTTcaaactcacttgattgaggggccccgctccattgccgggcccagtgatctcttaagacggccctggcTGGCATCGATAAATGTACAGCCAAATTAGGGGGGTGATACAaagttcaattttatttttagtgTGAACACCGGAGCAACTAAAACTTACATCAGTTGAAGATATGTGGATTAAATTTATCCTGTGTGAAATGTTACAGACATGATATTGACTATCTCAACAACAATTGAAGCACTTTAGTAAGGACATTTTCTGGGATTCCATagcaaaagaaagaataaaaacgTTTCAACGACAGACAGTTTTTCAATGTCAGTTTAATTTTGGATTCCCCCTCTCTTCCTGGTCCCTCTTCTCCCCTCTCCACCACCAAAAATGTATTTGTTGTTTCCATGAGCTTGATACCAATATTAAAATAAGGAATACAAGCAACTCATCTAGGTTACAATCTTTCAGTTTACAAGCACTATTTTCCCAATTTTATCCTCTAATACAGATCAGTTCCATATCTGAATTTGTTCGTAATTCCTACATGTCTTTCAAACAACTTACTTAGTCCTCAAGTAGCTTAAGATTTCTATCATGGTTTCTTTTTTGGCCTCAGCAAAAGATTCATCCATCGACCAATTATATCCAGCTGAAATATTCTGCATTACCTTCCCTTTAACCTCCTTTAGACCTGCCTGTTAACAAGGAGAGTAAAATGGCACATATgatataggcatatatacatCTGTATTAACTTTGTCAAGATTAACCGATTAGAGATTAACAATTAAAAGAGGAAGTGAagggtttaaaaaaaattaatcagaGATGATTATTAGAAAACAATGTCAAACTACTTCTTAAAAAATCATTCACTGTTCCTATTCCCATAACAATACACACATGAAGATAAATTACTAGTAGCAGGACATACAGTGAActagtttggggggggggggtgagggagggaggggatggaaTTAGGACTAATGAAAAACAATGGTAAATTCAATTCATCAAACAGCCAGACTCTGTTAAAAGTGAAACTCTCTTGAGCTAAGCCTAATTCTGTACCATCTTTCTGCAAGTAGCGCAGTACATGTACAAAGTCTATATTTCTGCAGACACCAGCAATTTGAACAATTAATACACTTGAAATGTACTTCACAAACTCACAAATCAATGTAAGCAACACTGGGATAGATTTTCCTACCAGCAAAGCTAATTAGTTTAAAAGTTGTTACAGCTTGCCAGGcatgtacatatacatgtaaagATCGTGcaatgatggaaaaaaaaattctagagCAATTTATTGTAGTCCTGCCCATTTGTATAATCGGAAAATAAACTTTGTTTGTATTGCTGTGAAGAGGTctaggggaagggaggggttgAGTGGAATAAAGGGGAATAAGAGGGGTAGCCATGTAGAGAACATGTTAAGGGGAGTGGTTAAAAGTAGATGTAGCAGGTCTCTGATGTCCTTCATCTTGAAAGTAAGCATACTGTAATTTTTTGAAATTGATCTACTGACCTCAGACAAGGCATAATCATCCGCAATGTAATCATCAGAATGACCTAACACCGATTGAACCAAAGCTATCAGTATCCCAGTCCTGTCCTTTCCAATCGCACAGTTGACTAAGGCTGGTAAAACCTCTGGCTGAGTCAGTAGTCGAAGACCTGTTGAGAGAAAACTTGTCTGGGTTGGTACAGTACTTCATACTCCAATTACTGCAATTCCACAATGTAGTTTATTGTAAGGTTCCCTGCCCATTTACATGACTATATCAGTTAATGTGAAGGTATAGTACTTTGTTATTAGGGAGGCTCTGTCTACAGCAGGGCTATAATTAACCGACATCACTAACATTAAATTGCAGTAATGCCCCCTGAAGAAACATCCATTAACTACAGGCATAACAACTCTCaggaaatgttttcaattttaatcATATTTGCATACTTTATTTGCTGGAAGTAATGGATGTCAATGAACTTACTGGTGGATATCTGCTTTCCGCTCAGATCTAACATATCTTTGTAGGAAGAAGCGAGTCCACCAGGGTTGATCAAAGTCTTTGAAAAGTATTGCGTCGCGTATTTACTACCGAAGATGGCATCCACTGCTAGAAACAGAAATAGTTTAAACCCTTGTAAGATTGATAATCTCTTCAACATTGGTATTATTAAATGATAGCcaatataattaattatatatctCCTTCTTGGAGTGTCACCACACTTGGGTTTATGAATTAGTTCCGTTTCCAATGGCCACTGTGATTTTGTATCACCTAATTCTTTGTTGCTGAATATTACACGATGAACTTCCCTGTCTTGGTCCAGTAGCTTGTCACCCCGTGCTTTTTGGTATTCTTGGACAGATCTTAAATCTA
Protein-coding regions in this window:
- the LOC139980745 gene encoding triple specificity protein phosphatase PtpB-like isoform X1, whose amino-acid sequence is MEDNCTASTTIKSVYNFRCVVKSGRLFRSARQDNITEEDCAILEELNLKTVLDLRSVQEYQKARGDKLLDQDREVHRVIFSNKELGDTKSQWPLETELIHKPKCGDTPRRRYIINYIGYHLIIPMLKRLSILQGFKLFLFLAVDAIFGSKYATQYFSKTLINPGGLASSYKDMLDLSGKQISTSLRLLTQPEVLPALVNCAIGKDRTGILIALVQSVLGHSDDYIADDYALSEAGLKEVKGKVMQNISAGYNWSMDESFAEAKKETMIEILSYLRTKYGSIPNYLESIGFGSSDQEQLKKNLTEV
- the LOC139980745 gene encoding triple specificity protein phosphatase PtpB-like isoform X2, whose protein sequence is MEDNCTASTTIKSVYNFRCVVKSGRLFRSARQDNITEEDCAILEELNLKTVLDLRSVQEYQKARGDKLLDQDREVHRVIFSNKELGDTKSQWPLETELIHKPKCGDTPRRRYIINYIGYHLIIPMLKRLSILQGFKLFLFLAVDAIFGSKYATQYFSKTLINPGGLASSYKDMLDLSGKQISTSLRLLTQPEVLPALVNCAIGKDRTGILIALVQSVLGHSDDYIADDYALSEVRIYPQLLREHWIWLQ